The Fluviispira vulneris sequence GTGATCTAGCACTCGCATTGTCGCATCCGAAGTATTCTGTGGAAAAAACTTATGCGGTTTTATTGTCATCACCGGTAAATATTGAAGATGCTGAAAAATTGAAAAAAGGTGTAGAACTTGATGATGGTCCTGCGAAAGCTATTTCTGTCAAAATAGGTAATAAAGAGCCTTTAGGTAACAGCGTTGGTCAGTGGCTTGAGTTGGTTGTAACTGAGGGCCGCAACCGTTTGGTCAGACGTATGATGGAGGCTTTAGGACTCAGCGTTGTGCGACTTGTGCGTGTTGCAATTGGCGATCTTCGCTTGCCTGGAAAACTCGAACCTGGAAAAATGCGGCCTGTGACCGAACAGGAAAGCAAATATTTAAGCGATATTAAACTCGAGATGTTGAGTGAAAATAAAAAGAATAAAAAACCCGCAGTGAATTTACCAAAAGAAATTCTCGATGCCCGTAAATTAAAACGTAAAATGAAATTAAACGATGCCGATTATGCGCGCGAAGCAGAACGGCGTGATATGCGCTCATCTCAAGTTATTCGAGCTCGTAAAATAAAAGAAAATGAGCAAAAAAATGAAAAGCGAAATTCTTGGCACAATGAAGAAAAAGTATCTTCCAATAAAGAAACAGAAAGAAAACATTATCAGAAGGATCATTCTAAACAGAATGAGCACGTAAGCGATAAATACAAGCATAATTCTGAGAATAAACACTCACGCAATAGCGCGCCCAATCAAAAGGAAGAGCAGAATAAAAGGGCGAACGATAAACGCGCTTATGTTAAACGCTCCGATGATAAACGTGCACAAGAAAGACATTCTCGCGACAAAAACTCTCACGATAAACAGAGAAATGATACAGCAAAAAAAAGATTTGGACGTGTAATTGAAAATGAGGAGAAAAAAACTATAACTAAGAAGTCTAATTCTAAAAAAAGGGAGTCTGAATGAATATTGAATTATATTGGATTTATTTTTTAATCGGAATTATTTTTATTATTTTAGAAGTTTTTTCTTTAACATTTTATCTTTTACCGATTGGCTTAGCTGCGCTTATAACGGGCATTTTTGCAATAATTTCTGAGAATATTTATATACATGGCTGCGTTTTTGTATTATCAAGTATTCTGTTGTTATTTTTTATTTCCAAATGGCGTAAATCTCGTTTTTTAAAACCAAAAGACTCGCATTTTCAAGTTGGTTTGGTAGGACAGATTGGAATTATCGTTGAAGAGTTTCAATCCCCTCAGAACACAGGTAAAGTAAAAATCTTTTCTGATGTTTGGGAAATACATTGGGATTCTCAACACGAAAAAATAATTGCAGAATTAAAAATGGGTGAGCGTGTTAAGGTT is a genomic window containing:
- a CDS encoding pseudouridine synthase encodes the protein MSKETKVEMIRLNVMLQELGAASRRKADELIESGKVKVNGKIVKKLGVKVESNSSITVDGKLLKNAPPKVTYILNKPFMTITSRKDEKERPTIFDLPDLKKISANVQSVGRLDYRSEGLIVLTNDGDLALALSHPKYSVEKTYAVLLSSPVNIEDAEKLKKGVELDDGPAKAISVKIGNKEPLGNSVGQWLELVVTEGRNRLVRRMMEALGLSVVRLVRVAIGDLRLPGKLEPGKMRPVTEQESKYLSDIKLEMLSENKKNKKPAVNLPKEILDARKLKRKMKLNDADYAREAERRDMRSSQVIRARKIKENEQKNEKRNSWHNEEKVSSNKETERKHYQKDHSKQNEHVSDKYKHNSENKHSRNSAPNQKEEQNKRANDKRAYVKRSDDKRAQERHSRDKNSHDKQRNDTAKKRFGRVIENEEKKTITKKSNSKKRESE
- a CDS encoding NfeD family protein, which translates into the protein MNIELYWIYFLIGIIFIILEVFSLTFYLLPIGLAALITGIFAIISENIYIHGCVFVLSSILLLFFISKWRKSRFLKPKDSHFQVGLVGQIGIIVEEFQSPQNTGKVKIFSDVWEIHWDSQHEKIIAELKMGERVKVTSVLGNKVIVEKAKT